The stretch of DNA AAGGACTACACTCTCAAAATAACCATCTCCTGTTAGGCGTGGTTCTCCAACAACTCTAAAACCATCGGAACGAAGTGTTTCGGTGAGAGAAAGAACAGCTTCTTTTGAACCTAACCTAAATGCAATATGGGTTATTCCTAACCGCTCTCCTGTATCTAAGGGATTGTTAATTGATTGCTTGCGCATAAGTTCCAGTTTTGCACCACTTTCAAAGCTAATGAAATAGGATTCGAACCCTTTTAATGGATTTATGTACTTCTCA from Bacteroidales bacterium encodes:
- a CDS encoding glyoxalase/bleomycin resistance/extradiol dioxygenase family protein, which gives rise to MNIAHIAIWVNDLEAMRDFYSRYFEGKSNEKYINPLKGFESYFISFESGAKLELMRKQSINNPLDTGERLGITHIAFRLGSKEAVLSLTETLRSDGFRVVGEPRLTGDGYFESVVLDIEGNRIELLA